ACTCGCACCGCTCTCTCGATCATCCCTGTACACGCCTGATGACGTAGTTCTGTCGCTTTCGGGAAATGACGCAGGAATCATCGGTGCAGCTGTCTATGCGATAGGCCGGGGAAAGAACCGCTGATAGCTGACGAAGACAACGTTGTCCGTCAACGGTCCGCCGTCCACCGAGAAGAGCATTTCAAGAGACTTATAGATTTTATTGGCTTTTGCTCTGGCACACCGCAACTCGCAACTTGTCACTTGCAACTGTTTCAAAGATCGAGATTCTGACCAAAAGCATGTCAGAATGACGGAAAGCAAGAAAAAACTGTCATCATCATGTTGAGCCTGCCCTGAAGGCCTGCCCCAAAATGCTTTTGTTTGGGGTCTCCTGTTCAGGGTGACTGCACGGGATTTGCTCTTGAAAGCGTCCCTGCAGGCAGCACGAAGATAGGGACTGACAGGCTCCATAAGAATCGCTGGGCGCTTGCTAGGTGACGCTATGAGCTGTGAGGAGACGCCCTTGGTCCTTCATCCCGGATCATGGAACCGTCCTTCGAAAAGATCGACCGAGAAAGAGCATTGTCGAGAGCTTCGCTTCGAGAGTGCGAGAATTGATCGTTGGCCGTCGGCGATCTGCCGTCCTCCTATAAGAGAGAGTAGAGTTATAAATGCTGCCGCGTTCAGCTGAAGGCCTAAGACCCTGGATCCCGGATCAGTCCCGGGATGACTGCAGAACAAATCGACTCTTTTCGCCAAACCCCAGACTCCAGACCCGAACCCCGCGTGTTGTTCCCTTCCCTTCTTCTGTGGTTGCCTCCCAGCTACAACAACCGCTCTGATGAAACCGACCTGCTTTGGGATGAAAGTTGTGTTGACTTCATAATATATCTCGTTTAACTGCATCGTTATGAAGAAAACTGATCGTACATAGGAAATATGAATTCATGATATCATATTACTTGTTGGAGGTGATGGCGTGTCGACCAAATTGCTTAGGCCAACGGAGAGAGGACAAATAACAATACCAAAGGAAGCGAGAGATAAACTGAAGATCACTCCCGACAGCAGGTTCAAGGTCTCTGTAGAAGGAGATAAGATAATCTATCAGCTGGTGTCGCCTTTCGACATGATAGTCAAGGAGTTTCAGAAAGAGGCGGAGGCCAGAGGCTATACTAAGGAAGAATTGGAAAACGAGCTGGAAAAGGTCAGAAAGAAGCTCTTCACAGAGATTTACCATGAGAGTGATGATTGACTCGAACACATTCCTCTCAGGCATTGTTCTCGACAGAATGGAAAGACTCCTCTTGCATACCATTGTGCATTCCAATCATGTGTTTCTGCTGGCAAAGTTCAGTGTTTCA
This Mesotoga infera DNA region includes the following protein-coding sequences:
- a CDS encoding AbrB/MazE/SpoVT family DNA-binding domain-containing protein, with the translated sequence MSTKLLRPTERGQITIPKEARDKLKITPDSRFKVSVEGDKIIYQLVSPFDMIVKEFQKEAEARGYTKEELENELEKVRKKLFTEIYHESDD